The nucleotide window GCGCGACGACCGACGGCAATTCGAGCGCAACGAACCCCCGAATCACCGCAAGTTCACTCGTGAGCCAGCAAGCCAGCCATTCGTGAACTAGCAAACTAGCCCTTCGTGAACCAGCAGACCAGCGCTGACGAGGACCGCTGGCCTTTGGCGACGATCGCCCCGGAAAAAAGCGGGTGATGGGAGTCGAACCCACGACAGCCACGTTGGCAACGTGACGCTCTACCACTGAGCTACACCCGCAATCGGTCGCCGGCGTCACTCGCCATCGGGCCCGGGGGCCTGAGACGAGCCGTCGCACACTGACCCGGCCGAGCACGCTCGGCCAGCGGGTCTGCGCAACCTGCGCCGGAACACAGGATTATAAGTTTACCCTGGTCCCTTGCAAGGGTCTGGTAAACCGCCGCCGCCGCCCCCGACGGGGCAAAATGCTGGCGTTTCCTGGGCGTGGCACGTGGTCGATCCGGGGCGAAAAGGGGCCTGGAAACGTGCCGCCAGAATACTGCTATCGGCCGGAGGGCGGGGAAAACTGAGGCCAGACTTCCAGCCGCCGCCGGGTTTGATGTCCGGCCGGCCTGGCAATCGTCGAGCGGTTCCGCGGTTCGGCGGGGGGCGATTACTCGATCGCCGTCACCAGCGTTTCGCTTTCCAGATCGGTGAACATCGCGTCGGCCGCCACGCATTGCGGGCCGTCGGTCACGAAGGTCAGGTTCTGGCCGGCCGCCTTGGCCGCTTCGAGCGTCTTGATCGCGCGCCGCATCAGGGCCGGCAGCGCCTCTTTCGACTCGGCAATCACCACGCCGGTGCTGATGGTGAACTGCACGTCGGTGTCGCCGACACGCAGCTTGCACAGCGAGATCGCCCGCCGCAGTCGTTCGGCCGTCTCGGTCGTCGAGCGGAGATCAGAATCAGTCACCAGCATGGCGAACCGGTCGGCGTCGTAGCGCGCCGACAGATCGTGATGGTCCGACGGACGCATGGCGGCGTTCAGGAACTGCGACGTGGCTCGCAGCACCATGTCGCCGAGCTTGTGGCCGTACTTGTCGTTGATGTCACTCAGATTGTCGACGTCGGCCAACAGCACGCAGGCACGCTGGCCGGCGGACTGGGCGCCGGCCAACCGCTTGGCAGCCTCTTCGTCAAAGACTTCCCGCGTGCTCAAGCCGGTCAACGCGTCGATCGGCGAAACACCGTGCTCGGCCTTGGCAAGCGGCTTCGTCTCGGGCTTGGCTTGTGGTGCGTGGTGATCGTTGCCAAAGCGGACTCGCTCGCAGCGGACCCCGTCGTTCAGGTGGATGCAATTGCGGCCGGCTTGCTTCGAGGCGTACAGCGCTTCGTCGGCGCGCTTGATGATCTCGGCCGGCGTCAAACCTTCTTGAATCTCGGCCAGGCCGCAACTGATCGTGACTCGCAAGGTTTGGCCATCGAAATCGAAAGCATTGGCTTCGATTGACGCGCGGGCCTTCTCGGACACGCGGCGGGCTTCGTTCATCAGCGTGCTGGGCATGACGATGGCGAACTCCTCGCCACCATAGCGGGCCACCAGGTCGACGCCGCGGGCGCTGTCGAACAGCGTCGACGCCACTTGCTTCAGGGTGGCGTCCCCCGCCAGGTGACCGTAGGTATCGTTGAACTTCTTGAAGTGATCGACGTCCATCAGCAGCAAGCAGGCCGGAATCCGCGCCTCGGCGTACTGCTGGAAGCGGTGGGCCAATTCCAGGTCGAACGCCCGGCGATTGGCAATCCCGGTCAGCGCGTCGGTTCGCGCTTCAACCATCTTGGTTTCAAGCTGCTGGGCCTGATCTTGCAGCTTCTGCTCGGCCTGACGGAGTTGGCCCTGTAAATGTTCGTTCGAGGCGGCAATCTTGGCCACGGCCGACAACACCATTGATTCAACCTCGGTGTCGCCGCGATCGCGAGCATCGTTCAATTCCTTGCTGATCCCTTCCATCCGCGACGCGTGTTGACCGACGTTCTGGCCGATGCTGTTGGCCAACGAGTGCAACCGCTGCAGCATCTCCTGGGCCTGCTTGGCCGAGTCATCCGACGCACCGGCCTCATCCGCCTTGTGTTGGCGTCCGCCGCGCAACAGCCAGCCAAAGAAGCCGCCCAGGGCCAACTGAATGGCCGAGGCAGCCAAAAACAATTCCAAACCAATGGCAATGTCGGTGAACACGGCTAACACCCCTGGTAATAGGACGCTCCGGGCGATTGGTCGCGCGCCGCGGAACATCCTGCTGGCAATACTACGCTCATCTTAGAGTCGCACTGATTCGCTCACCAAAATTACGCCACGGTTTTGTCGACGCGACGCCGGAACGCATTTGTTCTCACACTTCTCCAAATGTTACAATCGAACCTATCGGCGCCACGCGACTGGGCCGGGGCAACGGCGACGATCGTAGCGATTGAACCCCGGTTTCTTTCATAAACCGAAACATCAGTCAGATTTGATCTTAGGTAATTCCACCCATGACAGCCCCGTCGGCCCCCTCCGCCACGCAAACCGCCACCGTCTTTGTGAAGCCACGCCAGGCCCGCCCCTTCTTTGGCCGGCATCCCTGGGTGCTGGCCTCGTCGGTCGATCGGGTGGAAGGCCCGGCCGCCGACGGCGACGTGGTGCGATTGGTCAGCGACCGGGGCCAATTCATCGCCCACGGCATCTACAACAGCCACAGCCGCATCCGCGTTCGGCTTTACGACTGGAACGAGTCGGCCATGCTGGACGACGCCTGGCTGGCCGAGCGATTGCGCGGAGCACTGGCGCTGCGGCACAACCTGGGCCTCGCCGATCCGGCCGGCGCGACGCGGCTGGTGTCGAGCGAGGCTGACGGGCTGAGCGGGCTGATCGTCGAGCGCTTTGCCGGGCACCTGGTCGTGCAGATCACGTCGTTGGGCATGTGTCAGCGCTTGTCGAAAATCGTAGCACTGCTCGGCGAATTGCTACAGCCGGCGAGTATCACCGTCAAAACCGATCGCGAGATGAACAAGGCCGAAGGGATCGTCCTCGAAGATGGCCCCATCGCCGGCACGCGCGCCGAGGGTCCGGTCTTCATCACCGAGCACGGCGTCCGCTACGGCGTCGACCTCGACGCGGGTCAAAAGACCGGCTTCTATCTGGACCAGCGCGACAATCGACTGGCGGCGGCGCGACTGGCCCGCGGGCGGCGCGTGCTCGATGTCTGTTGCTACACGGGCGGGTTCAGTCTGGCGGCCCTCGTCGCCGGCGGCGCGCGCGAAGCCCTGGGCATCGATTCCTCGGCCCGAGCCATCGCCACGGCCCAGGCCAACGCGCAATTGAACGAAGTGACCAACGCTCACTTCGAAACCGGCGACAGTTTCACCCGGCTCGAGGCGCTGGCCGCGGCCGAGTCGCGGTTCGGCATGGTCGTCTTGGACCCCCCCAAGTTTGCCCGCGGGCCGAAGGACGTCCCCCAGGCGTTGCGCGCTTATCATCATTTGAACCGGCTGGCGGTCGCCATCTTGGAGCCGAACGGCTGGCTAGTGACGTGCAGTTGCTCGGGCAGTGTGACACGCGAGGACTTGATGATGAACCTGGCCGACGTGGCCCGGCAGACGGGGCGCGAGATTCAGGTTGCCGAGTCGCGCGGGGCGGCGCCGGACCACCCGGTGAACGTGGCTTGCCTGGAAAGCGAGTATTTGAAGTGCCTGGTCTGCCGCGTGGCATGAGCCCCGTGGGGCAGGTAAGATGTGCGACATGAACGGCCCGCCGGGTCGTTCCCCCCCTCCCCGTCGCACACAAGGTGCCCTCGCCATGCGTTCGCACGTCGCTCGTTCGCTGCTGTTGATTGGTGCGTTCTGCTCACTCGCATTTCTGATGGGAGGCGAAGTGAACGCTGAAACCTTCCGCGTCTATTTCGGTACCTACACACGCGCCGGTGCGAGCCAAGGCATTTACACCGCGACCTTCGACAGCCAGACCGGCGCCATCAGCGCGCCCGAGTTGGCCGCCGAAACCAAGAACCCTTCGTTCCTGGCCATTCACCCCAGCCGGCGCTGGCTCTATTCGGTCGGCGAGTTGGACAAGGCCGGCGCGGTCAATGCGTTTGCCATCGACTCGGCCAGCGGCAAGCTGACCCTGCTGAACCAGCAATCGTCCTACGGCGCGGGGCCGTGCCACGTGTCGGTCGATCCGTCGGGGCGCGCGGCGCTGGTGGCGAACTACGGCGGCGGTAGCTGCGGCGCTTTGGCGATCGAGTCGAACGGCAAGCTCGGGCCGATCACAGCGCCCATGCAGCACACCGGTTCAAGCGTGAACAAAGGCCGGCAAGAAAAGCCCCACGCCCATTCGATCAATGTCGACGCGGCGGGCAAGTTCGCCTTTTGCGCCGACCTGGGACTCGACAAGGTGATGATCTATCGGCTCGATGCGGCCGGCGGCAAGCTCGCGCCGAACGATCCCCCGTCGGCCAGCGTGGCCCCCGGCGCCGGTCCCCGGCACTTTGCGTTTCATCCCACCGGGCGCTGGGCCTATGTGATCAATGAAATGGGGATGACGATCACGGCCTTTGATTACGACGCCGCAGCCGGCCGGTTGACCGAGATTCAGACCGTGACGACCTTGCCGGCCGGGACCGAGATGAGCCCCAAGTACAGCACGGCCGAGGTGGTGGTCCATCCGTCCGGCAAGTTCGCCTATGGTTCCAACCGGGGGCACAACACCATCGCGTCGTTCGCCATCGACACGTCAACCGGCAAGCTAACGCCGACCGGTCACCAGGGGGCGGGCGTGAAGACCCCGCGAAACTTCAACGTCGACCCGACGGGGAACTTCGTGCTGGTCGGCAACCAGGACGGCGATTCGGTGGTGGTGTTCCGCGTGAACCCCGCGGACGGCACGCTGCAGCCGACCGAGCACAGCGCCAAAGTCGGCGCGCCGGTGTGCATCAAGTTCATGCCGCTGTAAGCGTCACACATTTAGCCCCCGGTCAATGACCGGGGGCTAAAGAAGATCGCTCTGTTACTCGCCCAGCGCCAAATCGCGTAGACGGGCCAATACGCCCGTGTGCTTGGGGCGCGGCACGGTCGACTTGGGCGTCGCCGCGGCCGGCTTGGCAGTGCGGCTGGCGTTGCTGGGGAGCTTGCCGGCAATCTGGTCGGCCAGTTCATCAATGCGGACCATCGGCCGCCGATCGCGGATGTCGACTTCGTACAGCTTGTGACCGTGGCGGACCAGGAACGACAGCAAGTCTTCCGAGCCGATTCCCCATTGCCAACCCGAGACCAGCGGACGGCGGACGATCATCAACCCGGCGCGCTCGACGCTGGGCGAAGCGCCCGGCAGGCGCGGAATCCAACCGGCGATGGCTCGCGAGCCCAGCCGGCCGGTCACCACGTCGTGCGTGGCGGCGGCCTGGTACAGCTTGCCAATGTCCAGCAGATTGGCCGCCAGTGGATCGGTGCAGATCATCACCAGCTCGCCCGTCGTGCGTTCCAAACCGGCGCGGATGGCCGAGGCCAACCCTTGCTGCGTCGGCAAGTGGGCGACCGACACTTGCGGGTACTGGCCGGTGATTTCGTGAATCAGTTCGCCGGTCGCGTCGACCGAACCGTCGTCAACGACGACCAGGTCGAATTGCGGCGAGACTTCGGGCAACACTTCCAACAATTCGCCGATCATCGACCCGACGATCGACTGCGCATTGCAGACCGGAACGATAACGCTCAGCGTGGCTCGCATGGCCGACGCTCCTTGCCGTGGAGAGGGAGATGTGAGAGGCGTGCGGCGGTCACCGCGCCGGGGAGAGCGGCGACCACCGAGGGACATTGCTCGTTCATCGACCGGCTGCGCACGCGAAAAATAAAGACAGGAAAAGATTATGCTTCTTGCCGTCGGTGCCGCCTTGGCCGCGGCTGCGGAGCGGGGGGCTTAATCGGCGTGTGGCAGGCGATCGGCCCGGGCCGGGCGCGTTGCGCCCGGCAAAACCCGGTTAAAACGTGCGCCGAACCGATCCGTTGCGCGATCGCGGCAGTGCGGGGGTGGCTCGCCCCGGGGCAGTCGGGCCGGTATCCTTAAATGACGAATAACCGACCGGTAACGACCCTGCGGCCGACGACCGCCGATGAACGCCAGCAACACGATGAACGCCAGCGAAGCACCGATCCCCGATTTTGCCAAAGCAGGTGGCCTGTTGCCGGCCATTGCCCAGGACGCCACGTCGGGCGAAGTGCTGATGATGGCTTGGATGAACGCCGAAAGTTTCGCCGAGACCCTGGCCACCGGTCGGGCGGTTTATTACAGTCGCAGTCGCGGTCGACTGTGGCGCAAAGGGGAAGAAAGCGGCCACCAGCAAACCGTCCGCGAGATTCTGGTCGACTGCGACGCCGACACCATTTTGATCAAG belongs to Planctomycetota bacterium and includes:
- a CDS encoding GGDEF domain-containing protein yields the protein MFTDIAIGLELFLAASAIQLALGGFFGWLLRGGRQHKADEAGASDDSAKQAQEMLQRLHSLANSIGQNVGQHASRMEGISKELNDARDRGDTEVESMVLSAVAKIAASNEHLQGQLRQAEQKLQDQAQQLETKMVEARTDALTGIANRRAFDLELAHRFQQYAEARIPACLLLMDVDHFKKFNDTYGHLAGDATLKQVASTLFDSARGVDLVARYGGEEFAIVMPSTLMNEARRVSEKARASIEANAFDFDGQTLRVTISCGLAEIQEGLTPAEIIKRADEALYASKQAGRNCIHLNDGVRCERVRFGNDHHAPQAKPETKPLAKAEHGVSPIDALTGLSTREVFDEEAAKRLAGAQSAGQRACVLLADVDNLSDINDKYGHKLGDMVLRATSQFLNAAMRPSDHHDLSARYDADRFAMLVTDSDLRSTTETAERLRRAISLCKLRVGDTDVQFTISTGVVIAESKEALPALMRRAIKTLEAAKAAGQNLTFVTDGPQCVAADAMFTDLESETLVTAIE
- a CDS encoding class I SAM-dependent rRNA methyltransferase, which produces MTAPSAPSATQTATVFVKPRQARPFFGRHPWVLASSVDRVEGPAADGDVVRLVSDRGQFIAHGIYNSHSRIRVRLYDWNESAMLDDAWLAERLRGALALRHNLGLADPAGATRLVSSEADGLSGLIVERFAGHLVVQITSLGMCQRLSKIVALLGELLQPASITVKTDREMNKAEGIVLEDGPIAGTRAEGPVFITEHGVRYGVDLDAGQKTGFYLDQRDNRLAAARLARGRRVLDVCCYTGGFSLAALVAGGAREALGIDSSARAIATAQANAQLNEVTNAHFETGDSFTRLEALAAAESRFGMVVLDPPKFARGPKDVPQALRAYHHLNRLAVAILEPNGWLVTCSCSGSVTREDLMMNLADVARQTGREIQVAESRGAAPDHPVNVACLESEYLKCLVCRVA
- a CDS encoding lactonase family protein is translated as MRSHVARSLLLIGAFCSLAFLMGGEVNAETFRVYFGTYTRAGASQGIYTATFDSQTGAISAPELAAETKNPSFLAIHPSRRWLYSVGELDKAGAVNAFAIDSASGKLTLLNQQSSYGAGPCHVSVDPSGRAALVANYGGGSCGALAIESNGKLGPITAPMQHTGSSVNKGRQEKPHAHSINVDAAGKFAFCADLGLDKVMIYRLDAAGGKLAPNDPPSASVAPGAGPRHFAFHPTGRWAYVINEMGMTITAFDYDAAAGRLTEIQTVTTLPAGTEMSPKYSTAEVVVHPSGKFAYGSNRGHNTIASFAIDTSTGKLTPTGHQGAGVKTPRNFNVDPTGNFVLVGNQDGDSVVVFRVNPADGTLQPTEHSAKVGAPVCIKFMPL
- a CDS encoding glycosyltransferase; the protein is MRATLSVIVPVCNAQSIVGSMIGELLEVLPEVSPQFDLVVVDDGSVDATGELIHEITGQYPQVSVAHLPTQQGLASAIRAGLERTTGELVMICTDPLAANLLDIGKLYQAAATHDVVTGRLGSRAIAGWIPRLPGASPSVERAGLMIVRRPLVSGWQWGIGSEDLLSFLVRHGHKLYEVDIRDRRPMVRIDELADQIAGKLPSNASRTAKPAAATPKSTVPRPKHTGVLARLRDLALGE
- the hisI gene encoding phosphoribosyl-AMP cyclohydrolase, with amino-acid sequence MNASEAPIPDFAKAGGLLPAIAQDATSGEVLMMAWMNAESFAETLATGRAVYYSRSRGRLWRKGEESGHQQTVREILVDCDADTILIKVDQTGAACHTGFRSCFYRRVGPNGVEEVGTRLVDPKQVYRQG